Part of the Gigantopelta aegis isolate Gae_Host chromosome 15, Gae_host_genome, whole genome shotgun sequence genome is shown below.
TAAGAGGTGCACTGTGTAAAATAATAGaccagtcatcacatttggaccccaccccctttcagaaatcctgcatccgtgcGCCTGCTTACTTTGCTCCAGATCCGTATCCACAGCTGACGTGAAAGAGCTTCAGTAAACTGCGGATATTTCATGTCGACGGCCGTCAAAAACCTCTGAGCCTGCAGTGATCCTTTGTTGAACAAGACGTCGGCTACATCCTGTTGATGAGAAAGTTCAAATTGGTTTTGCTTAATGTCagtagagcacatcgatttattaatcattggctattaattaaatttctgttacattcatgacaatataatgtcatgccattggtccagacatacctgtagcaatgggagtttgttaatttcttgaTAAACGTAAAAATTATGTCATCAGTGACCATCATATCTGATGAtcttattttatgttgttttattgagcGTTATTATTTATggactaaatttaaaaaaaaatgaaggatgaacttttagtgttattattaacctgtatgattcaaatttaattatcagtattgtctgttatttcttttacgttcacctgggtatgaaaaaacaaatcatcctcAAACTTATATGAGAACGGCTTGGCCGATTAATTTTTTCACACAATTTGAACCCTTCCCATTCATTCCATgttctatataatattatgtaatattaaaatttaatatgataaATGGCATCTGTATTAGATTGCATAGACTAGAACCTAATGCATcacagtgaaataatttttgtctgaGAAAAGTAAGATATTTTCGTGcccctcttttgaaggaaatgtttggtTTCGTGTCCCACCTCCAATTTACATTAGTGCcctaatgttttttattattaaaccgAAGGCAACACCCtcctgaaagaaagaaagaaatgttttatttaacgacgcactcaacacattgtatttacggttatatggcatcagacatatggttaaggactacacatatattaagagagcaaaccctctgtcgccacttcatgagctactcttttcgattagtagcaaggaatgttttacataccacagcctttgatataccagtcgtggtgcactggctggaatgagaaattgccAAATGGGCACACCCTCCTGAATGCTGCCTACTACACCTATGTATACAAAGAGCATagtatgacatacatgtaaatacctATTCCCTTTGGACAAAATCATAAACAGTGCAGTGTACTAACTTTAGGCTGATTGATGGGAACCTGCATATATTCTCTCAGTCTCTGTAAATCGTGGACCATGTAGTCACCTTTGCTTGGTATCATGGCGGGTGGTTGGTTACCTGcaagaaaaatttaaataatactgtgtcacaatcaaattaaacatgaaaaaccttggtggcgcagtggttacgccatcggactaTGTACAGGCTGGTatataggtacagggttcgctgcctggtactggctcctacccagagtgagttctcaaggactcagtgggtaggtgtaaggccactacatcctcttctctctcactaacctctaacaactaacaactaacccactgtcctggacaaacatcccagatagctgaggtgtgtgtgcccaggacagtgtgcttgaaccttaattggatataagcatgaaaataagttgaaatgaaatgaaaaaactaTAACAAAGGCTTGAGAAGCTACCAGCAACAAGTGGGTGGTACTGGGCCAGAtaatatttggggggggggggggggggggggggggggggggggctaagcAAAAATGGGTACAATTAAGGGTCAACTTACGAAAAGGGTAACCCAACATtgaatgtgggttttttaaagtgaaaaaagaTGCACTTGAATATATTCAGGGATGATGGGTTCGTCTTCTCCTCTCCCTCCCCATGGATCCACCTCTGGCTTTCAGGTGGAAAAGCTATGTATATTCTTATATTATGACCTCAGCTTCTGATAcctataaacattaaataattgattttatttaGTTCATGCTAACTGGGGGGCGAGAcgtatagcccagtggtacagccctcgcttgatgcgctcttggtttaggatcgatccttgtcggtggccccattaggctatttctcattccagctagtgctccacaactggtgtaacaaaggctgtggtatgtactatcctgtttgtgggattgtgcatgtaaaacattccttgctggtaattgaaaagagtggcgacagcgggtttcctctctcaatatctgtgtggtccttaaccatatgtctgaagccatataaccgtaaataaaatgttgagtgtgtcatttaTATagataaaacattcccttccttccttcatggtcaacacacatgtacatgtagctgtaatTAACCATaaccattttaaaacagtttaaaagtatatatataagtatcctgcaatcactgtattcattgtcaacatatgatgactagataccTGTAAATCTCTACAATCCTGTGTTTTAGTAcagtaaatgcaaataaattttagttttgcgataacaatacaaaccgtgtatatttgtttatgaattggAGTTTAGAAGCGCTTTTTGAAtatgacagaatgtagctagcatcttacaaagaatgatgtcatgtatcttgtatgacatcatgtggcaaaagccttgctaggttgacgatactcaatttgcatacacaaaaatgttcctgtaggattgcaggataaaacaaataactggtTACCGTCTTAAGATATTgactttatcctgctcaggtcgaatggcgaaagcagctcggcagagcctcgctgcatttgCCATTCTAGCCTTCACTGGTGCTATGCACTGGTAAAATAGTGTTTaggtatctcaccactattgatTATAAATTGGTGCCGGTACAAATATAAAGCCAAGcactgactaaattattaacagtaggtgctatatactacctgacatgaagagaacagcctctgtgacaggatttaagcaaataaaattgatactttGCCACCTGCAATTTCAATTATCCAGACTCCTAATCACATGGGCTAATGGAGGGGAGGCTACTctcgttaaatatatgtaccacagGCATAGTAAACAATGGTCTTGCCTGTAGCTAAGCAGATATGCATGTCAGTTTGATATGCCAAAATCAAAAGGCAATGTCTGTTCAgacaccaacataataaaataaagaaaagaggtaCTCTTTTTCACAGTGTGGTCCCTTAAGAGGGGGTTTGGAACGGGATAGCTGGTCAGTTTTGGCACATGACATACTATGATGCATACCGAGTAGGAAACCACCAAATTTGGTCATGTCTTTTAATATGCATAATTTAACGCAAGAGACCATGAAGATTGGCCAGGGGGTTAGCAACactgggctgaaataatagaaaattaaGCTTCTCCACACCTCAAGTTCACCTGACCAAAGTTATAACATGGAGGTGACATTCCAAATGGTTGCTGTTGTATAATGGGGGTACTGACAGCAGAACCTTATGAAATGGTCACATTAAAATTACAAGACCATACTGGGTCATATGCatgaaatttaattaaaaacttaatttaaatattggattTGGCAAATTCAAGTGAGCCAGAAAAAGGTTATTTTGGAACAGCATGAGAAGGAAGTATGCACACTGGCAGCTGTCAACAGGACACATAAGAAATTTCAAACTGAGAGTGAACTGAAGCCTAAAGCATCTGATGGCTGAGAGAACTGACTACAatcataaacaaattttaaacagaacAGGCATCAGTTTAATGCATCAGAgtatttattaacataacacacacaccacaggttCCATTCCACTGAAGACTGCTACATGCTAATTTTTAAGAGATACAAAAGTTCAGTTTCCCTTATCCTAAAAGAATATAACATACCCAGTGTGCTAACAATGAAGCCAAAGAAAAATCCAACAGGAAACCTGCACAACAAGGGTGCCTTTCAAAAGGGACACCAATGTCTGTTCAAAAGAACTATAGGTGTTACTAAAACAAAGTGTCTTAAGCCTAAAGGTGACAACATACCAGTTACCAAGAGACTTACCGGTAGTCAAGAAGACTTCAACGCTGTGGTACACCATTGTGATAGACAGTCATACATCGTCAAGGATGCGGATGGAATTCCCAGTGACATCAGACTTCTCCGACCAACACGGATCTCAACTGGAGGTGGTACACAGGCAGGCGAGTTCCTGAAAGCAAAAATGGACATGAATGATTCCAAAATAATACACTGTGGTATGcttttaaacatgtttaatgACAGTAATGAAGACCACAGACTAGCTTCTCCAGGGTGCACTGGCAAGCACACATGGAATCTAAACTTGTGTCAGAAGTGGGGCCTGTGCACCCGTGCAGGACTGAGATGTCAAAAGTGTTCATTCACAAgtaaaaaatacaaactgtatgAAGAGACAACACAGAATACTAGGAGGGGGCCAAAATCAGCAAAGCCAAATGTCGGTGTACATGTAACACTACAGAGCACATCTGTCGGTGTTACCAGTTTCCGGGGAATAATGCTGTGTGCTGGGGTGACACCCCCAGTTACCAGCGGAATGCAGAATACTGCCAATGAAGTGGGATGAGTGACAACCAGTCTCAATAAACTTGACATGTCAACCTGCAGAGCAGACTAAGTACAACTGAACATTAATAGGGGATTTTCAGCTGACCATCCCATTGCCATAGAAGGAGACTGCCGGTACAACAATCCTCTTTCAAGTGGGTGCGGTTCAACACCATTTCAACTGGCTACACAAGCAACTTACACTATGGTGGAAAATGAGACTGGCAAGAAACAAATAATAGGAGTTTATACAGGAAATAAACTCTGCAAGGCTCGTGAGCTTCAAGCAGCGAGAGAAAATAGACTAGTACCTGTGCAGCAAATCTCCGGCTTGACGACACAATAGGAGACGAAGAACATTCTGCAGCTCAGTATTCAAGTGACTTCTCATCAGACGTCTCTCCACTCACGATTGGATTCTTCACGACTGATGGCGATTCCCATACCGTGTCCAGATTACAGTCATCCCAGAGCAGAATATCTAAAGTGAAGATAAAAAATCTGAGACCCATCATTTATCCGAAAGGAAGTTTACAGAAAGGGTCAAGTTCAGTGACAGCATGTTCCCTGAAAACACAAAAGCGGAACgagaaaaggttaaaaaaagatttgttaTCGACTTGAGATGGCGCTGCCACAGTGAATATACATCGGAACACAACCAACTTGCCG
Proteins encoded:
- the LOC121390366 gene encoding glutathione S-transferase kappa 1-like isoform X2, coding for MVYHSVEVFLTTGNQPPAMIPSKGDYMVHDLQRLREYMQVPINQPKDVADVLFNKGSLQAQRFLTAVDMKYPQFTEALSRQLWIRIWSKVKSGEDH
- the LOC121390366 gene encoding glutathione S-transferase kappa 1-like isoform X1, with protein sequence MVYHSVEVFLTTGNQPPAMIPSKGDYMVHDLQRLREYMQVPINQPKDVADVLFNKGSLQAQRFLTAVDMKYPQFTEALSRQLWIRIWSKAFGAPTIVVHIDGKKKKIFGCDRFPILAMILSEEWRGPLIELKGKL